One Calditrichia bacterium DNA window includes the following coding sequences:
- a CDS encoding substrate-binding domain-containing protein: MRNMVKHIGLIGLFSIIMGCQDLTDEMVGKKPEDVKTINITMVAKSAANPVFNSARLGAEAAAADLTDKHSMITVNISWRTPMEENAEQQAERILNAVEDGTDAIIVSCSDDSVLTAAINKAVDSGVPVMTFDSDAPTSKRFAFYGPNDMEIGEKVMSELVAVMGTKGQVAILGGNPHAPNLQKRVKGLLKEAEKYPEIDIVGQFYHVENTAAAIAEMQRVSTEYPDLKGWAMVGGWPFFDNTLLDKIEPGKVKIVAVDALPMQLAYIEKGIVDVFLGQPTYRWGKESVEKIVDKIYLEKKVDEFNQMKLIRVWKDNLGGWARQLRAWGYLEIPEKYLRM; this comes from the coding sequence ATGAGAAATATGGTTAAGCATATCGGTCTCATTGGCTTGTTTTCAATAATCATGGGCTGCCAGGATTTGACAGATGAAATGGTTGGCAAAAAACCTGAAGATGTGAAAACCATCAACATAACCATGGTCGCCAAAAGCGCTGCGAATCCGGTGTTTAACTCTGCCCGGTTGGGCGCAGAAGCCGCAGCAGCGGATTTGACTGATAAACACAGCATGATAACGGTGAACATTAGTTGGCGCACACCAATGGAGGAAAATGCCGAGCAACAGGCTGAGCGCATCCTGAATGCGGTGGAAGACGGAACGGATGCCATCATCGTTTCCTGTTCGGATGATTCGGTCCTCACCGCTGCAATCAACAAAGCGGTTGACAGCGGCGTGCCGGTTATGACCTTCGACAGCGACGCACCGACATCAAAACGCTTCGCATTTTATGGTCCGAACGATATGGAAATCGGTGAAAAAGTAATGTCCGAACTGGTTGCCGTGATGGGAACCAAAGGGCAGGTTGCAATTTTGGGTGGCAACCCACATGCGCCAAACCTCCAAAAACGGGTGAAAGGGCTTCTGAAAGAAGCGGAAAAATACCCGGAAATTGACATCGTTGGCCAATTTTATCATGTCGAAAACACAGCAGCAGCAATTGCCGAAATGCAACGGGTGAGCACCGAATATCCGGATTTGAAAGGCTGGGCAATGGTTGGCGGCTGGCCGTTTTTTGACAATACCCTGTTGGATAAAATTGAGCCCGGAAAAGTGAAAATCGTTGCGGTAGATGCGTTACCGATGCAATTGGCATATATCGAAAAAGGCATTGTCGATGTTTTTCTGGGACAACCCACTTACCGTTGGGGCAAAGAATCCGTCGAAAAAATTGTTGATAAAATTTATCTGGAAAAAAAGGTGGATGAATTTAATCAAATGAAGCTCATCCGGGTTTGGAAGGATAATCTTGGCGGTTGGGCACGCCAGCTCCGCGCGTGGGGATATTTGGAAATTCCGGAAAAATATCTGCGAATGTAA
- a CDS encoding glycosyl hydrolase family 16 — MKTNNFFRLVIAVSMLVIIGLAGCERDINTLAPAEYPTNGDIFIDGISGGLDYQAFLNTKLDAITIDTDEKYNGESSMRITVPSEGDPAGFFSGGAFVSPGPRDLTGYDAVTFWAKASMVAPFGLAGFGNDNSGSSLYTASRSDITLTTVWQKFVIPIPDARKLGTERGLFQYSVGAFEKNGFYVWLDEIKYEKLGTIAQPRAVFASGTVSGEVGESINAGITGVIYNVNGVDITVNAAPAYFTLVSSDESVATVGADGSINGVSVGSAEITVKLGNVEVGNTITVNVVAPAPRPTTPAPTPTADAADVISMFSNAYSNVPVDTWDTGWEFSTANVEDVQVAGDDVKKYTDLNFVGIEFATQTIDATDMTHFHLDIWTPDPTAAPAAFRVLLVDFGANGVFDGGDDSSHELTFTSPVLSTENWVSLDIPLSNFAGLVNRGHLAQLVLSGDPNTVYVDNVYFYKGEVGPTNEPAVAAPTPTVSASDVISIFSDVYSGVAGTDLNPNWGQATVVSQVSIQGNNTLKYSGLNYQGIQLGSSQNLSGAGKNTLHIDFWTANSTTLNVYLISTGPVETAYVLTVPTTGWTSLDIPLSSFAPVDLADVIQLKFDGDGDIWLDNIYFR; from the coding sequence ATGAAAACGAATAATTTCTTTCGCCTCGTTATCGCGGTTTCGATGTTGGTCATCATCGGACTTGCCGGCTGTGAAAGGGATATCAACACGTTGGCGCCTGCCGAATATCCCACAAACGGCGACATTTTTATTGATGGCATCAGCGGTGGTTTGGATTATCAGGCATTCCTGAACACCAAACTGGATGCGATTACGATTGACACGGACGAAAAATACAACGGGGAATCGTCGATGCGGATTACCGTTCCCAGCGAAGGCGATCCGGCGGGATTTTTCTCCGGTGGTGCGTTTGTTTCGCCCGGCCCGCGTGACCTAACCGGTTACGATGCTGTAACATTTTGGGCAAAAGCCAGCATGGTTGCACCGTTCGGATTGGCTGGTTTTGGTAACGACAATTCGGGAAGTTCGCTCTACACCGCTTCCCGGTCTGATATCACTTTGACCACCGTTTGGCAAAAATTTGTCATTCCGATTCCGGATGCCAGAAAACTTGGCACAGAAAGAGGATTGTTCCAATACTCCGTTGGTGCATTCGAAAAAAATGGTTTTTACGTTTGGCTGGACGAAATAAAATATGAAAAGCTGGGAACCATCGCTCAGCCGAGAGCTGTTTTTGCCTCCGGCACGGTCAGCGGCGAGGTTGGCGAAAGCATCAACGCGGGCATTACCGGCGTTATTTATAATGTTAACGGCGTGGATATTACGGTTAACGCAGCGCCGGCCTACTTTACTTTGGTTTCTTCCGATGAATCGGTGGCAACTGTTGGCGCTGACGGCTCCATTAATGGCGTCAGCGTCGGTTCCGCCGAAATTACTGTAAAATTAGGTAATGTGGAAGTTGGCAACACTATTACGGTAAATGTGGTTGCTCCGGCACCGCGCCCGACAACACCCGCACCAACACCCACCGCCGATGCAGCGGATGTTATTTCCATGTTCAGCAATGCGTACAGCAATGTTCCGGTAGATACCTGGGATACCGGCTGGGAATTCTCCACTGCAAATGTGGAAGATGTTCAGGTTGCCGGCGACGATGTGAAGAAATACACCGATCTCAACTTTGTCGGAATTGAATTTGCCACCCAAACCATCGACGCCACGGATATGACCCACTTCCATCTGGATATCTGGACACCGGATCCGACCGCAGCGCCGGCAGCATTCAGAGTGCTGTTGGTTGATTTTGGCGCAAACGGCGTTTTTGACGGCGGCGACGATTCGTCTCATGAGCTTACCTTTACCAGCCCGGTACTGAGCACGGAAAACTGGGTGAGTCTGGATATTCCGTTGAGCAATTTTGCCGGATTGGTGAATAGAGGACATCTTGCACAACTGGTGCTCTCCGGCGATCCCAACACGGTTTATGTGGATAACGTCTATTTTTACAAAGGCGAAGTTGGACCTACCAACGAGCCTGCGGTTGCCGCACCAACACCAACCGTTTCGGCAAGCGATGTTATATCTATATTTAGCGATGTGTATTCCGGCGTGGCAGGAACTGACCTCAATCCGAATTGGGGACAGGCGACAGTTGTTTCCCAGGTTAGTATTCAGGGAAATAACACGTTGAAATATTCCGGATTGAATTATCAGGGAATTCAGTTAGGCAGTAGCCAAAATCTTTCCGGTGCCGGAAAAAACACCCTGCATATCGATTTCTGGACAGCAAATTCAACCACCTTAAACGTCTATCTGATCAGCACCGGGCCTGTTGAAACAGCGTATGTGCTTACGGTGCCCACAACCGGTTGGACAAGTTTGGACATTCCATTGTCTTCATTTGCTCCGGTTGATCTTGCGGATGTTATTCAGCTCAAATTTGATGGTGATGGCGATATTTGGCTGGACAACATCTACTTTAGATAG
- a CDS encoding glycosyl hydrolase, with amino-acid sequence MTSRGRFRSSLAGLDFSNMTKSELESAFLQMLNNGIHGISFSVYLNDQKPGSLISAEQIADRMQIVKPYVKWIRSFSCTDGNEQIPKIAKENGIKTLVGAWLGDDPEKNEKEIEGVIKVAKAGYADIVAVGNEVLLRGDLTEDEIINFINRVKQEIPGIPVGYVDAYYEFAVHPRVSDACDVILANCYPFWEGFPLEHSLAYLKNMYQVAMNAGKGKKVIITETGWPNLGSPERAAVPSYENAIRYFINAYTWADEADVEIFYFSSFDELWKVGAEGDVGAYWGLWDINGNLKYR; translated from the coding sequence ATGACAAGCAGAGGTCGTTTCCGTAGTTCGTTAGCCGGTTTGGATTTTTCCAATATGACAAAAAGTGAATTAGAATCCGCATTTTTACAAATGCTCAACAACGGCATTCACGGCATTTCATTTAGCGTGTATCTGAACGATCAAAAGCCCGGTTCGCTCATCAGTGCGGAACAAATTGCCGATCGCATGCAGATTGTTAAGCCGTATGTGAAGTGGATCCGCTCATTTTCCTGCACCGATGGCAACGAACAAATTCCCAAAATCGCCAAAGAAAACGGCATAAAAACCCTCGTTGGTGCCTGGCTCGGTGACGATCCGGAAAAAAACGAGAAGGAAATCGAAGGTGTTATCAAGGTTGCCAAAGCCGGATATGCGGATATTGTTGCGGTTGGCAACGAAGTGTTGCTGCGCGGCGATTTAACGGAAGATGAAATCATTAATTTTATCAATCGGGTGAAACAGGAAATTCCCGGTATTCCGGTTGGATATGTGGACGCATATTACGAATTTGCCGTTCATCCGCGCGTTTCCGATGCCTGCGATGTGATTCTGGCAAACTGCTATCCGTTTTGGGAAGGCTTTCCGCTGGAACATTCGCTGGCGTATTTAAAAAATATGTATCAGGTTGCCATGAACGCCGGAAAAGGCAAAAAAGTGATCATCACCGAAACCGGTTGGCCAAACCTGGGATCGCCGGAACGGGCTGCCGTGCCATCGTATGAAAACGCCATCCGCTATTTTATCAACGCCTACACTTGGGCGGATGAAGCGGATGTGGAAATTTTCTACTTTTCCAGTTTTGATGAATTGTGGAAAGTTGGCGCGGAAGGCGATGTCGGTGCGTATTGGGGACTGTGGGATATAAACGGAAATCTAAAATATCGTTAA
- a CDS encoding universal stress protein translates to MELPNIEVKHILYATDNSVDARYAFAYAAGFAKQFNAKLTMLHVVQEFKDMVAFDFGIERSVAAQKWFSVNKDYFEEVQEHVQKIAQSKYNGEMINVDDVIVEKGNPVKMILGVASDRNCDLIVMGIKGRSAIEDAVLGSTVNGVLRKSKIPVLVMRHKE, encoded by the coding sequence ATGGAACTTCCAAATATTGAAGTGAAACATATTTTGTACGCGACAGATAACTCCGTAGATGCAAGATATGCATTTGCATACGCTGCCGGGTTTGCAAAACAATTCAACGCAAAACTGACCATGCTCCATGTTGTGCAGGAATTTAAAGATATGGTCGCGTTTGATTTTGGCATCGAACGATCCGTTGCTGCACAAAAATGGTTTTCGGTGAACAAAGATTATTTTGAAGAAGTCCAGGAGCATGTTCAAAAAATTGCCCAATCCAAATACAATGGCGAAATGATTAACGTCGATGACGTTATTGTTGAAAAAGGCAATCCGGTAAAAATGATTCTTGGAGTTGCGAGCGACAGAAATTGCGATTTAATCGTGATGGGGATAAAAGGCCGCAGCGCAATTGAAGATGCTGTTTTGGGTAGCACGGTAAACGGCGTGCTGAGAAAATCCAAGATTCCCGTTTTGGTAATGCGGCATAAAGAATAA
- a CDS encoding glycosidase, whose amino-acid sequence MAVFVASTNVLPQSAKVAVVSDNSGIRLQVDGKDFMVNGMNWDYFPIGTNYAYSLWLQPDDFIRTALDAEMSLLKSMGVNAIRVYTGIQPKWIQYIYENYGIYTMLNHSFGRYGVTLDGAYISNTEYSDPQVRELLLSEVTALVNEYKGVPGLLLYLLGNENNYGLFWDGAETEDIPFEDRKSTVRAEAMYQLFNEGAKAMKAIDTSVPVAMCNGDLLFIDIIAETCQDFDIFGTNMYRGLSFGDAFQVVKEKLNKPILFTEFGSDAFNAIENAEDQYSQAKYMVENWKEIYENASGLGKAGNSIGGFTFQFSDGWWKYGQTKNLSVHDNNASWSNGGYQFDYAEGQNNMNEEWFGICAKGPTNAAGFYQNYPRAAYYALKKAHSFDPYAAGVSARSTQQYFSNISLMEAVLAARGDRAALVSEQTGAIRVSGIRLEMSTFSTGGDLITTPDNASPDERVYPNELGFGHMQSLYTQFEAKPTESVRGTVTLNFLGNVPENPIDEIFYENAGRARDVRTDEGNLEISSLNRVRIHQANISWNSRLFDLEGFYRTGHYHWGYEGDFFGLYPEANYGPNIDIYNGIAPVGFEVHGKKSLNGLKVAFGPELWWGANPAVLVKYARKLGGAEVTGIYHEDLDEQAPAVSSFAVPVPPTRRATLHVATEVGGLGIDLGGIWSGNTRVGDSFQIVDGTSGNYQVFQDDIESKDTFGGKIKFTFSKGRWNWYASGAAMGLVANGGADYTQTFTGWRLKDSGSGNQMNVLSGITYQMGNWQVAPNFLWQKPIEGPIPGDVQAPGRPRNILDDPFAVRGNRETTAGELLITYDPTPASWMYAWDSDMAEDASLAASVGFVYRSHPTTQDAAIGILGDGRTTFAFPGAPPARDLWEAHARIISKSSPGQGIIANLFAGDAEPNGDDARLINRYGGDIRFIMNTYKLTAMAKVNDWGPYDYHRDFNLTYPLQLMADLSTAVGKPQWHDIPQTRLGLRFTWRSLDQYSPRYCPTKVLNDIGELVCDPEAEGFDNGSEWEIRTYLHFNIGM is encoded by the coding sequence ATGGCTGTATTTGTTGCCTCGACCAATGTTCTGCCGCAGTCTGCCAAAGTCGCGGTTGTATCTGACAATTCAGGTATCAGGCTCCAGGTGGACGGAAAGGATTTCATGGTTAACGGCATGAACTGGGATTACTTTCCGATCGGTACCAACTATGCCTACAGTTTATGGCTGCAGCCTGATGATTTTATTCGCACCGCGCTCGATGCCGAAATGTCTTTGCTGAAAAGCATGGGCGTAAATGCGATTCGTGTTTACACCGGTATTCAGCCAAAATGGATTCAGTATATTTACGAAAATTACGGCATCTATACGATGCTGAACCACTCGTTTGGCCGTTACGGCGTAACGCTGGACGGCGCATACATCTCCAATACGGAATATTCCGATCCACAAGTTCGGGAATTGCTGCTATCAGAAGTGACGGCATTGGTGAATGAGTATAAAGGCGTTCCCGGTTTGTTGCTGTATTTGCTGGGCAACGAAAATAACTACGGTCTGTTTTGGGATGGCGCCGAAACAGAAGACATCCCTTTCGAAGACAGAAAATCGACGGTTCGCGCCGAGGCAATGTATCAGCTGTTTAACGAAGGCGCAAAGGCGATGAAAGCAATCGATACCTCCGTGCCGGTTGCCATGTGTAACGGCGATTTGCTGTTTATCGATATCATCGCGGAAACATGCCAGGATTTTGACATTTTCGGCACCAATATGTATCGCGGATTATCTTTTGGCGATGCGTTTCAGGTGGTGAAAGAGAAGCTGAACAAGCCAATCCTGTTCACCGAATTTGGCTCCGATGCCTTTAACGCCATCGAAAACGCTGAAGACCAGTATTCCCAGGCGAAATACATGGTCGAAAACTGGAAGGAAATATACGAGAACGCCAGCGGTCTCGGCAAAGCCGGAAACTCCATCGGCGGTTTCACTTTTCAGTTTAGCGATGGCTGGTGGAAATATGGCCAAACCAAAAATTTGAGCGTTCACGATAACAATGCATCCTGGTCCAATGGCGGGTATCAATTTGATTATGCCGAGGGTCAGAATAACATGAACGAAGAGTGGTTCGGGATCTGCGCAAAAGGCCCGACCAACGCTGCCGGATTTTATCAAAACTATCCCCGGGCAGCTTATTACGCCCTCAAAAAAGCGCACTCCTTTGATCCGTATGCGGCGGGTGTCAGCGCTAGAAGTACCCAACAATATTTCAGTAATATTTCGTTAATGGAAGCCGTGCTTGCCGCAAGGGGCGATCGCGCGGCGCTGGTTAGCGAGCAAACAGGTGCTATTCGTGTTAGCGGTATTCGGCTCGAGATGTCGACTTTTAGCACCGGTGGCGATCTGATTACAACGCCGGACAATGCATCTCCGGACGAACGGGTTTATCCCAATGAATTGGGTTTCGGTCACATGCAATCATTATATACGCAGTTCGAAGCCAAACCCACCGAAAGCGTTCGGGGGACGGTAACCCTGAATTTCCTCGGGAACGTTCCGGAAAATCCCATCGATGAAATTTTTTATGAAAACGCCGGTCGCGCCAGAGATGTTCGCACGGACGAAGGTAATCTCGAAATCAGCTCGCTGAACCGGGTCAGAATTCATCAGGCAAATATCAGCTGGAACAGCCGGTTGTTCGATCTGGAAGGTTTTTATCGCACCGGTCATTATCACTGGGGATACGAAGGCGACTTTTTCGGATTGTATCCGGAAGCGAACTACGGTCCCAATATCGATATTTACAACGGCATTGCGCCGGTCGGTTTCGAAGTCCACGGTAAAAAATCGCTGAACGGTTTGAAAGTGGCTTTCGGTCCGGAATTGTGGTGGGGTGCCAACCCGGCTGTGCTGGTCAAATATGCCCGGAAACTGGGCGGCGCAGAAGTTACCGGTATTTATCACGAAGATTTGGACGAACAGGCGCCGGCTGTCAGCTCCTTTGCGGTTCCGGTTCCGCCCACCCGCCGGGCAACGCTTCATGTGGCTACCGAGGTTGGCGGTTTGGGTATCGATCTTGGCGGTATCTGGTCCGGTAACACCCGCGTTGGGGATTCCTTCCAAATTGTGGACGGTACATCCGGCAACTATCAGGTTTTTCAGGATGATATCGAATCCAAAGATACATTTGGCGGCAAAATCAAATTCACGTTCTCCAAAGGGCGTTGGAACTGGTATGCATCTGGCGCGGCAATGGGGCTGGTTGCCAACGGCGGCGCGGATTATACCCAAACATTTACCGGCTGGCGATTGAAAGACAGCGGCAGCGGTAACCAGATGAACGTGCTTTCCGGTATAACCTATCAGATGGGCAACTGGCAAGTAGCACCCAATTTCCTCTGGCAAAAGCCGATAGAAGGACCGATTCCCGGCGATGTTCAGGCACCGGGCAGACCCCGCAATATTCTGGACGATCCTTTTGCGGTTCGCGGCAACCGGGAAACCACCGCCGGGGAACTGTTGATCACATACGATCCCACACCGGCCAGCTGGATGTATGCATGGGACAGCGATATGGCAGAAGACGCATCGCTGGCGGCCAGCGTTGGATTTGTCTATCGCAGCCATCCGACGACGCAAGATGCCGCCATCGGTATTTTGGGCGACGGACGCACCACATTTGCTTTCCCCGGCGCTCCTCCGGCGCGAGATCTTTGGGAAGCGCATGCCCGCATCATTTCAAAATCCAGCCCGGGACAGGGCATCATTGCCAATTTATTTGCCGGCGATGCAGAGCCGAATGGCGACGATGCACGGCTGATCAATCGTTATGGCGGCGATATCCGGTTCATCATGAATACCTACAAACTTACCGCAATGGCGAAAGTTAATGATTGGGGACCATACGATTACCACCGCGATTTTAACCTGACTTATCCGCTGCAATTGATGGCTGATTTGTCCACCGCTGTTGGTAAGCCGCAATGGCACGATATTCCGCAAACCCGATTGGGACTGCGTTTCACCTGGCGGTCGCTCGATCAGTATTCGCCGCGCTATTGCCCCACAAAAGTGCTGAACGACATCGGCGAGCTGGTTTGCGATCCGGAAGCAGAAGGTTTCGACAACGGCAGTGAATGGGAAATCAGAACTTACCTTCATTTTAACATCGGTATGTAA
- a CDS encoding T9SS type A sorting domain-containing protein: protein MDYLHVDYWTANSTALNVSIISPGPLETPYALIPAGQTGTWVSVDIPLSAFSPPVNLADVFQLKFDGNGDIYLDNIYFFSSATGIEEIGDVNPSAYALEQNYPNPFNPSTAIRFIQPNANHVTLKVYDLLGQEIATLVNEFKNAGAYEVTFDASNLPSGIYLYSISTGDFNAVKKMMLIK from the coding sequence ATGGATTACCTGCATGTGGATTACTGGACTGCCAATTCCACGGCTTTGAATGTTTCGATTATCAGCCCTGGACCGTTGGAAACACCATATGCTTTAATACCTGCCGGCCAAACCGGAACCTGGGTTAGTGTGGATATTCCGCTCAGCGCGTTTTCTCCTCCGGTTAATCTCGCGGATGTTTTCCAGCTCAAATTTGATGGTAATGGTGATATTTATCTGGATAACATCTATTTTTTCAGCTCGGCAACGGGTATCGAGGAAATCGGTGATGTGAATCCTTCGGCGTATGCGCTGGAACAGAATTATCCCAATCCGTTCAACCCGTCCACGGCGATCCGCTTTATCCAGCCGAATGCCAATCATGTAACGCTGAAAGTATATGATTTGCTCGGTCAGGAAATTGCCACGCTGGTGAACGAGTTTAAAAATGCCGGAGCATACGAAGTAACATTTGATGCGTCGAATTTACCGAGCGGCATTTATCTGTACAGCATTTCCACCGGCGATTTCAACGCGGTTAAAAAAATGATGCTTATCAAATAG
- a CDS encoding glycoside hydrolase family 16 protein, with translation MNWNKILLKQLILICVAAIFLAGCSSSEEPEEEQWELVWSDEFNGTAGVVPDSTKWAFDIGTDWGNAQLEYDTNRPENASLDGQGNLAIVARAESFQGRSYTSARIVTKDLFERTYGRFEARMRLPWGQGIWPAFWLLGANIDDVGWPLCGEIDIMEYRGQEPARIHGSLHGPGYSGGQPVTEQYNLVNDRFDTGFHVFSVEWDANSIKWFVDGNLYQAVKSTDLPGEWVFDHPFFIILNLAVGGNYVGSPNASTVFPQTMLIDYVRVYKAAN, from the coding sequence ATGAATTGGAATAAAATTCTCCTTAAGCAGCTCATTTTGATATGTGTTGCCGCAATTTTTCTCGCCGGATGCAGCTCCAGCGAAGAGCCGGAGGAAGAACAATGGGAGCTGGTTTGGTCCGATGAATTTAACGGCACCGCCGGCGTTGTGCCGGATTCAACCAAATGGGCATTTGATATCGGCACCGATTGGGGAAACGCCCAGTTGGAATACGACACCAATCGCCCTGAAAACGCATCGCTCGACGGGCAGGGCAACCTTGCCATTGTTGCCCGTGCAGAATCGTTTCAGGGGCGCAGTTACACCTCCGCACGTATCGTTACAAAAGATTTGTTTGAACGCACTTACGGGCGTTTCGAAGCCCGGATGCGGCTACCGTGGGGACAGGGAATTTGGCCGGCATTCTGGTTGCTCGGTGCAAATATTGACGATGTCGGTTGGCCGCTCTGCGGCGAAATTGACATCATGGAATATCGCGGGCAGGAACCAGCCAGAATTCATGGCAGCCTGCACGGGCCAGGATATTCCGGCGGGCAACCCGTTACAGAGCAATACAATTTGGTAAATGACAGATTCGATACCGGTTTTCATGTGTTTTCTGTGGAGTGGGATGCAAACAGCATCAAATGGTTTGTTGACGGAAATCTTTATCAAGCCGTAAAATCGACTGATTTACCGGGCGAATGGGTGTTCGATCATCCGTTTTTCATCATTTTAAACCTGGCTGTCGGCGGCAATTATGTGGGGTCGCCCAATGCCAGCACCGTATTCCCGCAAACAATGCTGATTGATTATGTCCGGGTGTACAAAGCCGCGAATTAA
- a CDS encoding MFS transporter — protein sequence MSDFKQHETAPKDRLSMGHKFAYGLGSIVNNLLGGAIGFMSIVLNVGLGINPALVGALQAIPRFTDALTDPIMGYISDNTRSRFGRRRPYIFIGAIFVGLIFALMWQLPEGHSEMFYFWFFLIGSIIFYLFYTVFATPWVALGYELTSDYHERTRLMAVMNFMGQFAWISLPWFYAIMENDRLFSDSVEGARTLAIFIGIFVAIVGIMPAIFLREKFVARESESEEKVPILQGIKTNIAQFFKGLVITLKQREFLKLCAGTFFLFNGIMLVGGFSSYIIIFYVSGGDTDMGARYMGIFGTINTASTLAAIVVVTWISSKLGKRRTFMLATAVTLVGSLLKWFCYDPMVPWKVLLPAPMIAVGMGGLFTLMGSMIADVCDMDELETGERREGMFGSIYWWMVKLGMSLAFGLSGYLLNATGFDVEMGGAQTASTFLWMRIFDVVIPAIAAGISIWAVASFNITEEKSYEIREQLEARRDNPLIEPTSA from the coding sequence ATGAGCGACTTTAAACAGCATGAAACAGCTCCGAAAGATCGCCTCTCAATGGGACACAAGTTCGCTTATGGTCTCGGTTCAATTGTCAACAATTTGTTGGGTGGTGCTATTGGATTTATGTCTATCGTTTTGAATGTCGGGCTTGGGATCAACCCGGCTTTGGTTGGTGCGCTTCAGGCAATTCCACGATTTACCGATGCGTTAACAGACCCGATTATGGGATATATTTCTGATAACACCCGATCCCGTTTCGGCCGCCGCCGCCCGTATATTTTTATCGGTGCAATATTTGTCGGGCTTATTTTTGCGTTAATGTGGCAACTGCCGGAAGGCCACAGCGAGATGTTCTATTTCTGGTTTTTCCTGATCGGCTCCATCATTTTTTATCTCTTTTACACCGTTTTTGCAACGCCGTGGGTCGCCCTCGGATATGAATTGACTTCCGATTATCACGAACGCACACGATTGATGGCAGTAATGAATTTTATGGGGCAATTCGCATGGATTTCCCTGCCCTGGTTTTATGCAATTATGGAAAACGATCGCCTGTTTTCAGATTCTGTTGAAGGTGCGCGAACGCTCGCCATATTTATCGGCATTTTTGTAGCGATTGTCGGGATTATGCCGGCAATCTTTCTGCGCGAAAAATTTGTTGCCCGCGAAAGCGAAAGTGAAGAAAAAGTGCCGATTCTCCAGGGAATAAAAACCAATATCGCCCAGTTTTTCAAAGGTTTGGTAATCACGCTAAAACAGCGAGAATTTCTGAAATTATGTGCCGGAACCTTTTTTCTGTTCAACGGCATCATGCTTGTCGGGGGCTTCAGTTCTTACATCATTATTTTTTATGTCAGTGGCGGCGATACGGATATGGGCGCCAGATACATGGGTATTTTCGGAACAATAAATACCGCATCAACTTTGGCTGCAATTGTGGTGGTAACGTGGATTTCCTCAAAACTTGGGAAACGCCGCACATTTATGCTGGCAACGGCTGTTACGTTGGTTGGTAGTTTGCTGAAATGGTTCTGTTACGATCCAATGGTGCCGTGGAAAGTGCTTTTACCCGCACCGATGATTGCCGTTGGCATGGGCGGGCTTTTTACGCTGATGGGATCGATGATTGCGGATGTTTGCGATATGGACGAACTCGAAACCGGTGAGCGCCGCGAAGGCATGTTCGGCTCTATCTATTGGTGGATGGTGAAGCTGGGTATGTCCCTCGCTTTTGGCTTATCCGGGTATCTGCTGAACGCAACCGGCTTTGATGTTGAAATGGGCGGCGCACAAACGGCATCCACATTCCTCTGGATGCGGATTTTTGATGTGGTTATTCCTGCCATTGCAGCCGGTATTTCCATTTGGGCAGTGGCATCTTTCAACATTACAGAAGAAAAATCCTACGAAATTCGAGAGCAGCTCGAAGCGCGTCGCGATAACCCGCTTATCGAGCCCACATCTGCTTAA